The nucleotide sequence GAAGACTGATGGAATAGCCGACTTCGCGACCTTCATGCATGACGAAAAAGAGCAGGTCCGGATTCGCGATGGTGCGCAAGCCTTGCGCCGAGTGTTCGAGGTCTTCCCATTTGACCGGCATGTAACCCCAGTTGCGGTCGAGGGTGACATTGTAAAGCCGCTGCAACTTGCGCAGTTCGCCGCCGATGTCGGCGAGATTGAACGGTCGCGTGGTCAAACCGCTTTTGGCTTGGGCGCGCGTGGCGAGGCGCGTCATGGCCGGGTTGGCCACCACGGTCATATCCATCTCGAAAGCGTAGAGTCGCCGGACTTCCCTCAGGCCGAGATCCCGGTAGATATCCGCGTAGAACGCGGGATTCCACGGCATGAACACGCAGGGCGGCGCTTCGAAGCCCTCGGTGAGCAGACCGCACGTGTCGTTGATACTCGGCGAATACGGTCCGCGCGCGGCGTCGCAGCCTTTCGAGCGCAGCCAGTCGCACGCGGCATCGAACAAGTCCCGGGCTGCATCCTCGTCGGCGAAATCGAAAAAGCCGAAAAACCCGGTCTTGTCCCGGTGATATTCGTTGTGCGTGCGGTTGAGGATGGCGGCGATGCGGCCGACGATTTTCCCGTCGCGCTCCGCGAGAAACGGCGCCATTTCGCCGTGGGCGGCAAGGAAGGGCGAGCCGGGCAGGAAGATCTCGAGCACGCTGCCCGGAATGGGCGGGACGAACTGCTTGGCGTGCCCGAGGATGTCCTCGGCCGCGTTCTCAAACCGCCGCAGTTCGCGCCGGGCGCGACAAGGGCGAATCGTGATGCCTTTGGGGGACTTCCCCTGCGGCACGCTGGTAGGCATCGTCTTCAAAAATAGCGAGTTCGCGCGCGATGCGTCCAAAGGTCTCGAGCACATGGTCGAGTTGCTCCGGCGTATGGGTGGCCATGTAGCTCGTGCGGATGATGGCCTGCCCGCGGCGCACCGCCGGGTAGATGGCCGGCGTGGCGAAGATCCCGCTGTCGAAGAGGCGCTGGGCGAAGAAGAAGGCTTTCTGCTCGTCGCCGACGAGGATGGGAACGATGGGTGTCTCGGTCGTCCCGATATGGAACCCGAGGGCGCGGAAGCCAGCGTGCATACGCCGCGCGTTTTCCCAGAGTTTTTCGATGCGCCAGGTTTCCTCGCGCATGATCTCCAGGGCGCGCATCACACCACCCGCCACGGCGGGGGTTGGCGACGCAGTGAAAATGAAGCAACGCGCTTTGTGCCGGACGAACTTGATGACGTCCTTCTCGCCCGCGAGGAACCCGCCCATGCATCCGAGCGACTTCGAAAAGGTGCCCATGAGAAGGTCCGAGCGGTCGGCGACGCCGAATTCGTGGGCACTGCCGCGGCCTTCCGGCCCCATCACGCCGAGCGCATGGGCCTCATCGACATAAAATTTGGCACCGAATTCCTCGGAAACGGCCATGAGATCGGAGAGGCGCGCAATGTCGCCGGACATGCTGAACACGCCATCCACCACCACCATCTTGCCCGCTTCCCGCGGAAGGCGCGAAAGGCGGCGGCGCAGGGACTCGGGGGAATTGTGGGCAAAGGGGACAATTTTGGCCGGCGACATACGGCAGCCATCGATAATGCTGGCGTGGTTTTCCTTGTCGCAGAGGATGTAATCGCCTTCCTCGAACAGGCAGGTCAGCGCCCCTTGATTGGCAAAATAACCGGTGGAAAAAAGCAGCGCGGCATCTTTGCCGGTGTATTCGGCCAGGGCTTCCTCGAGTTGTTCGTGGATGATGAGGTTGCCGCTGAGCAAGCGCGAACCGGTGCAACCAAGGCCGTATTTGCGCGTGGCTTCGACAGCGGCCTCGACCACGCGGGGGTCGTTGGCCAAACCCAGGTAGTTGTTCGACCCGACCATGACCACACGCTTGCCCTCGCAAATGACCTCGGTCCCGTCCATTTCCTCGATGGGGCGGCAAAACGGGTAGACCCCGAGAGCGCGGGCCCTCTCGGGTTCATCGTAAACCACGCATTTGTTGAAAAGATCATTCTCTTCTTCCCAAGCGTGGCCGTTGAGCGGAGGAGCAACCTCCTCGCCGTTGATACTGATGATTTTCATCCGGTTTGCGCCGAAATGGGGGAGGCTACCGAGCGAGCGATGGCAACGCAATGCCGCATTTGGCGTTATGAGAGGGCTAAATCAGTCAAAAAAAGAGACCGCCAGGCACCAAAAGGCCAGCAGCAGCGGCACTGCCGGTCAGTTGCTGCGGGTGGCGGGAACCGAAGCCGGATAGCGGGTGGAGTCGGCCAAACGCACATCGCCGCGGCGGCGCTTCTGGACAAAGGTGTTGTTGTCACCGTATTGGGCCCAAGGTCCGCGCGGAATCTCGCTGAATTCGACAAAGCGCCAGGAAGCGATGTCCTTGCCCTTCATGCCCAAGTAGTCGCGCACGGCGGGCGAAACATCCAAGCCGGCACCTTGGTTGAGGTTGGGCAATGGACGCTGGTTGCCGAAAACATATTGCCAGTGGTCGGTGCGAAAGGGACCGCAATCCTCCCATTGCGCATAGGCTTCTTTGCCGCTGCGGTTGCGGATGACGACCCAGCGTCCTTTGCAAACCGTTTGCCCGTGTCGCACGAATGACTCGCGGAACCACGGGATCACACGCGGGGCCTCCGGCTTGGTGCGGCCTTGGGAGACATCATTGTAGGGCAGGGCCACGTAAAAGGGATTTTGCCGCGGAATGAAGCGGGCCGGGATGTAGCCACGGCGACCGCGGGGATCGGGGTCGTCAAACCCGCCGTAACTGCGCATCCACTGCTGATCCCAGGAGCTTTTGTTGTTGGGAACGGGGTTATTGGGCGTGGGCGTTTCCCCGATCCAGAAGACCGTGGTGACAATGTTGTTCTTCCACGGGTAGCGGCGCGAGTTACCCGCCCGCGGGGGTCCCAAGGTCGCGCGGGGCACCCGCGGTTCGACCCTCAGAAGCACGCTTTCCCTCAGACGCAGCGCCTCGTCCTCGAACGTGGAGGCGCGTCCCTCCGTAAAGGACGCCGCAACCGAAGCAGCCAAGAGGAATGTGATGAGGGGTCTGCGGGAGCGCATGGGTAGGAACCTCAAATAGTCTCGTCATGAGCGGCGCGGCGCAAGTAAAAGGCCAGATTTTGGCGCAAGATGATCGCCTAAGATATTGATGAGCAAAGCTTTAAGAAAACAACAAACCAGCCCGAAAAATCACCACGCGGACTTGCGGCGAGCCGGCCGGCTGTGGATCCAGATACTTTGCAGCAGACCCACGCTGAACAAAACGGTGAGGAGAAAAGATCCGCCGTAGCTGATGAGCGGAAGCGGAAGCCCGGTGATCGGAGTCACGCCGATAGTCATCCCGATGTTCATGAAAACGTGGGTGAATAACAGGGTCGTCACTCCCACGGCAAGCAGGCGCCCGAGATCGTCCTTGGCCCGGAGTGAAATGTAGAGGCCGGCTCCGATGAGGGCGGCAAAAGCGAGAAGAAGCAGAAACCCGCCGATGAACCCATGCTGCTCTCCGATGACCGAAAAAATGAAGTCGTTGTGCACGATGGTGCTGGGCAGGAAGCCGAGTTCGTTCAGCGTGTTCGGCGCCTTGAAGCCCTTGCCATCCCAACCACCCGAGCCGATGGCAGTCAGCGATTGGTTGATCGTCCAACCCGCGCCCCGCGGATCGAGGTCCGGATCGAGGAAGGTCACGATGCGTTGCCGCTGGTAAGGGCGCAGACCGAAATTCACCATCAGGGGTATGAACGCCACCGCCAGCAGTATGAGGGTGATGAGGTAGCGGGCGGGGATGCGCGCGGCATAGAGCATGGCGAGGATCACAGGCATCCAGACGATGGCGGACCCGAGGTCCGGCTGGATCAGGATGAGGATGCCGGGTGCGGCCGCGATGACGCCGCAGAGCGCGATGCGCAGCGGCGCCGGCATGCTTTCATAATCGGAAAGAAACAGCGCCATCACCATGATCGCGGCAAGGATGGCGAGCTGCGAAGGCTGGAAATTGATGATGCCCAAGTCGAGCCAGCTGCGCGCCCCGTAAACCTTTGCGCCGAGGAAATGGGTGAGCACGAGGGCCGCGAGTCCCGCGATGTAAAGGGGCAGTGCGCCCTTGCGGATCCAGTGGTAGTCCGCGAGTGAGACGCCGAGACAAAGAATGACCCCGACGAGCAACCACACAAGCTGGCGGCTCCAGAAATCCTGGTCGCGCATCCATGTGGCGCTGTAAATGGCGAAAATCCCGAAGGCGCCGAGCAGGGCGACGAGGAACACAAGCGGCCAATGGAAAGACCCGACTTTGCGCGAAAGGGAAATCATGCGGTTGGCAACATCAAGCCGCAAGACGCGGCACGGCGGAAAGAAGTTTCTTCGTGTAGTCGTGTTTCGGATCCTCGTAGATCGCCTCGGCCGGCGCCGACTCGACGATCTTTCCGCGGTGCATGACGATCACATGGTCGCTCACGTGTTCCACCACGGCGAGATCGTGCGCGATGAAAAGGTAGGCGATGCCCAACTGCTCCTGCAGATCCTGCAGCAGGTTGACGATCTGCGCCTGCACGCTCACGTCGAGCGCGCTCACCGGCTCGTCGCACACGATGAAGCGCGGCTTGACCGCAAGCGCCCGCGCGATGCCGATGCGCTGGCGCTGACCACCGCTGAATTCGTGCGGGTAGCGGCCGGCGGAATCGGATGGCAAACCGACGAGCTTGAGAAGTTCGTCAACCCGCTCACGGCGCTCGCCTTTGGTCATCGAGGAAAAATGGATCTCCAGCGGCTCGGACAGGATGGCCTGCACGGTCATGCGCGGATTGAGCGATCCGAACGGGTCCTGGAAAATCATCTGCAGGTCTTTGCGCAGGGGGCGGAACTCGCTCTCGCCCATGGGCAGGATGTCGCGCCCGTCGTAGAGCACTTCCCCCGACGTGGCCGGCGTGAGTTTCAAAATGGTGCGACCGACGGTGGTTTTTCCGCTGCCGCTTTCGCCGACGAGGCCTACGGTCTGGCCCGCTTCGACGTCGAAGCTCACGTCATCGACAGCCTTGATCTCGCCCGTGCGGCGGCGGAAGACGCCGCCGAGCACGGGGAACCACGTGCGGAGATTGCGGACCGAGACGAGCGGCATGCGCGCAATGTGCCCTTCCCCGGTCCGTCCTGCAAGAACGCGCCGGAATCAGGCGAGCAACTTTTCCACCCGCCGCGCCAGATTTGCGGCATCGGGTGCATCGAGCAGCGTTTGCAGCACCGCTTGGTCGCGGCAAGCGCGGGCAAGCGAGCCGATGGCCCGCAGATATTCCTCGGCCATGGCGGAAGGGATAGCGAAAACGAAAACCAACCGCGGGCAGCACCCGGAGCCCCCCGCCGTGCGCGCCACGGCAACGGCAAGGCCCTTCACCGCGTCGCTGCGGCCGTGCACAAGGCAAACGCCGCTGGCGCATCCCTCGAGATCGACGATTTGCCGCGCGCCGATCGATGCGCGGAAGGCTTCCCAGGAACCGATGTGCGGATCGCTGCGCAGGAGATCCGCCGCTTTTTCCGCGGCTTCGTCGCGCGATCCGGCCGCAACATCCACGGCGGCGCACGCGGGCGGAACGAGAATGCGTGTCATACGTTGCTGCCGCTCCACTTAAGCTTCTCGCGCAAGACCCCGCTGAAGGTGAGGCCGGGAAGCGTTGCCAGCTGCAATTTTTCGGCAGCGCGGGAAATGCGCAGAACGTCGCCTTCGCCGAAGTCGCGGACTTCCTGGCCGTCCACGTTGACCGTGACGCCCGGGGCATCGCCCACCAGACGCAGCTCGAGGCGCGAGGTGTCGGCGATGACTGCGGAACGGTTGGTCAAGACGTGCGGACAGATGGGCGTGAGAACGAGACAAGCGCTGTCGGGCAGCAACAAGGGGCCGCCAGCCGACATGGAATAGGCGGTCGATCCGGTGGGCGTGGCGACGATGAGGCCGTCCGCGTTGTAGATGCACAGCTCCTCGCCATCGACGCGCGCCTCGACCTTGATTAGCTGCGAATGCTGCCCGCGGCTGACCACCGCATCGTTCAGCCCGGTGAAAGTTTCCGCCACGCGGCCGCCGCGAAGAAGTTCGACGTGAAGCAGCGTGCGCGGGCTTAGCCTGTAATCGCCTGCGGCGATGCTCTCCACCGCACGCGGCCAGTCCTCGCTGCTCACTCCGGTGAGAAAACCCAGCGAACCGAGGTTGATGCCGAAAATTGGCGGCACCGGTGCGCGCACGCGGTGCAAGACCCGCAGAATCGTGCCGTCCCCGCCGAGGACGATGAGAAGATCGCAGGCGGCCGCCAATTCTTGCTCGTCCGGGCCGTCAGACCCGGCACCGCATGCCAGCGCCGCGGTGCGGCGTTCGAGCAAAACGCCGACCCCGTGGCGTTCGAGCGCCGAGCGCAGGTCGGCGACGAGCGTCGCAGCCTGCGGCTTGTCGGCGCGTGCGATGATCCCGGTTTTCATGGACGCAAAAGACAAAGAAATTCGCGGTTGCCATCCGCGCCGGTGATGGGCGAGTCGGTCACACCGCCCCATGTCCATCCGGACCGGGCCGCGAAGTCCGCGATTTTTTGCACGGCGCGCGCATGTGCAGCCTCGCTGCGCACGATGCCGCCGCGGCCGACTTCGTCGCGTGACAACTCGAACTGCGGTTTGATCAGCGCCACAATCATTCCGTCGTCAGTAAGAACCGCGGCGACGGGCGGCAAGACCAAAGTCAGGGAGATGAAACTCACGTCCGCCACGGCGAGCCGGACTTTTTCCGGCAAATCCTCGGGTTGGAGATGGCGAGCGTTGGCATGCTCCATCACGACGACGCGCGGGTCGTTGCGCAGGCTCCAAGCGAGCTGGCCGTGGCCGACATCGAGCGCATAGACCTTCGCGGCCCCGTGCTGCAGGAGACAGTCGGTGAATCCGCCGGTCGAGGCGCCGACGTCGAGGCAGACCCATCCCGACGGGTTGATGCCGAATGCGGCCAGCGCGGCTTCGAGCTTGTAGCCGCCGCGACCGACGTAGCGATCGGCGCCACGCACCTCGAGCGGCGCGTCAGGGGCGACGAGTTGCGAGGGTTTCTCCGCACGCGTTCCGCCGATGAAAACTTCCCCCGCCATGACGACACGCTGCGCTTTTTCGCGCGAGGGGCAAAGGCCCCGCTGCACGAGAAGCACATCGATCCGCTCGCGGGCCATGCGCCGTCGCGGATCAATCCGCGCGCAGTCCCGCGCCGGTCAGACGCTTCTCCAGTTGCCGGATGCGCACCTCGGCCATCTGGAGTTTCTGGTGGTGTTCGACCAGCAGCAGTTCCAGCTCGCGGATGCGCTGCTGCAGATTCTGGCGGATGGTGCGGCGACCGGGCTCGTTGTGGGCGATTTCTTCCATCGGCGGCGGCTGGCCCTGGAAAAAGCCGCTGTCGCGCAGGGCCATTTCGACGCCGGTGCAGCAGTTGATCAGCTTGGTCGAGGCATTGATTTCGCCGAGACGCAAAAATTCCTGCACCGCCTCCTCGGTTGTCGGGCCGTAGTAGGACTCGTCGCCGAGCTGGATGAGGTAGTCCATGTGCAACTCCTGCAACATCGGGGCCTTGACCCATTTCACGCGGTCGTCGCTGACCATGTCCAATGGCGACACCTGCGCGGCGCGCGCCCATTCCTTGATTTTGGCGAAATCGACCGGACCGAAAGTCTCGCCGTCTTCGTGCTTTCTCAAGAACCACTTCGCCGAGTGCTCCGTCGCCATGGCGGAATGATCGGCCCGGGCGCGGCGCGTGGCGAGCAAATCCGCAGGGGGATATCCAGAGCCTACCGCTTGCCACCACCGGACAT is from Chthoniobacterales bacterium and encodes:
- a CDS encoding aminotransferase class I/II-fold pyridoxal phosphate-dependent enzyme yields the protein MKIISINGEEVAPPLNGHAWEEENDLFNKCVVYDEPERARALGVYPFCRPIEEMDGTEVICEGKRVVMVGSNNYLGLANDPRVVEAAVEATRKYGLGCTGSRLLSGNLIIHEQLEEALAEYTGKDAALLFSTGYFANQGALTCLFEEGDYILCDKENHASIIDGCRMSPAKIVPFAHNSPESLRRRLSRLPREAGKMVVVDGVFSMSGDIARLSDLMAVSEEFGAKFYVDEAHALGVMGPEGRGSAHEFGVADRSDLLMGTFSKSLGCMGGFLAGEKDVIKFVRHKARCFIFTASPTPAVAGGVMRALEIMREETWRIEKLWENARRMHAGFRALGFHIGTTETPIVPILVGDEQKAFFFAQRLFDSGIFATPAIYPAVRRGQAIIRTSYMATHTPEQLDHVLETFGRIARELAIFEDDAYQRAAGEVPQRHHDSPLSRPARTAAV
- the rodA gene encoding rod shape-determining protein RodA — encoded protein: MISLSRKVGSFHWPLVFLVALLGAFGIFAIYSATWMRDQDFWSRQLVWLLVGVILCLGVSLADYHWIRKGALPLYIAGLAALVLTHFLGAKVYGARSWLDLGIINFQPSQLAILAAIMVMALFLSDYESMPAPLRIALCGVIAAAPGILILIQPDLGSAIVWMPVILAMLYAARIPARYLITLILLAVAFIPLMVNFGLRPYQRQRIVTFLDPDLDPRGAGWTINQSLTAIGSGGWDGKGFKAPNTLNELGFLPSTIVHNDFIFSVIGEQHGFIGGFLLLLAFAALIGAGLYISLRAKDDLGRLLAVGVTTLLFTHVFMNIGMTIGVTPITGLPLPLISYGGSFLLTVLFSVGLLQSIWIHSRPARRKSAW
- a CDS encoding ABC transporter ATP-binding protein; amino-acid sequence: MPLVSVRNLRTWFPVLGGVFRRRTGEIKAVDDVSFDVEAGQTVGLVGESGSGKTTVGRTILKLTPATSGEVLYDGRDILPMGESEFRPLRKDLQMIFQDPFGSLNPRMTVQAILSEPLEIHFSSMTKGERRERVDELLKLVGLPSDSAGRYPHEFSGGQRQRIGIARALAVKPRFIVCDEPVSALDVSVQAQIVNLLQDLQEQLGIAYLFIAHDLAVVEHVSDHVIVMHRGKIVESAPAEAIYEDPKHDYTKKLLSAVPRLAA
- a CDS encoding PTS sugar transporter subunit IIA, encoding MTRILVPPACAAVDVAAGSRDEAAEKAADLLRSDPHIGSWEAFRASIGARQIVDLEGCASGVCLVHGRSDAVKGLAVAVARTAGGSGCCPRLVFVFAIPSAMAEEYLRAIGSLARACRDQAVLQTLLDAPDAANLARRVEKLLA
- a CDS encoding NAD(+)/NADH kinase; the encoded protein is MDMGRCDRLAHHRRGWQPRISLSFASMKTGIIARADKPQAATLVADLRSALERHGVGVLLERRTAALACGAGSDGPDEQELAAACDLLIVLGGDGTILRVLHRVRAPVPPIFGINLGSLGFLTGVSSEDWPRAVESIAAGDYRLSPRTLLHVELLRGGRVAETFTGLNDAVVSRGQHSQLIKVEARVDGEELCIYNADGLIVATPTGSTAYSMSAGGPLLLPDSACLVLTPICPHVLTNRSAVIADTSRLELRLVGDAPGVTVNVDGQEVRDFGEGDVLRISRAAEKLQLATLPGLTFSGVLREKLKWSGSNV
- a CDS encoding TlyA family RNA methyltransferase codes for the protein MARERIDVLLVQRGLCPSREKAQRVVMAGEVFIGGTRAEKPSQLVAPDAPLEVRGADRYVGRGGYKLEAALAAFGINPSGWVCLDVGASTGGFTDCLLQHGAAKVYALDVGHGQLAWSLRNDPRVVVMEHANARHLQPEDLPEKVRLAVADVSFISLTLVLPPVAAVLTDDGMIVALIKPQFELSRDEVGRGGIVRSEAAHARAVQKIADFAARSGWTWGGVTDSPITGADGNREFLCLLRP